A stretch of Homo sapiens chromosome 12, GRCh38.p14 Primary Assembly DNA encodes these proteins:
- the COQ5 gene encoding 2-methoxy-6-polyprenyl-1,4-benzoquinol methylase, mitochondrial isoform X1, giving the protein MNDMMSLGIHRVWKDLLLWKMHPLPGTQLLDVAGGTGDIAFRFLNYVQSQHQRKQKRQLRAQQNLSWEEIAKEYQNEEDSLGGSRVVVCDINKEMLKVGKQKALAQGYRAGLAWVLGDAEELPFDDDKFDIYTIAFGIRNVTHIDQALQEAHRVLKPGGRFLCLEFSQVNNPLISRLYDLYSFQVIPVLGEVIAGDWKSYQYLVESIRRFPSQEEFKDMIEDAGFHKVTYESLTSGIVAIHSGFKL; this is encoded by the exons ATGAATGATATGATGAGTCTTGGTATCCATCGTGTTTGGAAGGATTTGCTGCTCTGGAAGATGCACCCGCTTCCTGGGACCCAGCTGCTTGATGTTGCTGGAGGCACAG GTGACATTGCATTCCGGTTCCTTAATTATGTTCAGTCCCAGCatcagagaaaacagaagaggcAGTTAAGGGCCCAACAAAATTTATCCTGGGAAGAAATTGCCAAAGAGTACCAGAATGAAGAAGATTCCTTGGGCGGGTCTCGTGTCGTGGTGTGTGACATCAACAAGGAGATGCTAAAGGTTGGAAAGCAGAAAGCCTTGGCTCAAGGATACAGAGCTG GACTTGCATGGGTATTAGGAGATGCTGAAGAACTGCCCTTTGATGATGACAAGTTTGATATTTACACCATTGCCTTTGGGATCCGGAATGTCACACACATTGATCAG GCACTCCAGGAAGCTCATCGGGTGCTGAAACCAGGAGGACGGTTTCTCTGTCTGGAATTTAGCCAAGTGAACAATCCCCTCATATCCAG GCTTTATGATCTATATAGCTTCCAGGTCATCCCTGTCCTGGGAGAGGTCATcgctggagactggaagtcctaTCAGTACCTTGTAGAGAGTATCCGAAGGTTTCCGTCTCAG GAAGAGTTCAAGGACATGATAGAAGATGCAGGCTTTCACAAGGTGACTTACGAAAGTCTAACATCAGGCATTGTGGCCATTCATTCTGGCTTCAAACTTTAA
- the DYNLL1 gene encoding dynein light chain 1, cytoplasmic produces the protein MCDRKAVIKNADMSEEMQQDSVECATQALEKYNIEKDIAAHIKKEFDKKYNPTWHCIVGRNFGSYVTHETKHFIYFYLGQVAILLFKSG, from the exons ATGTGCGACCGAAAGGCCGTGATCAAAAATGCGGACATGTCGGAAGAGATGCAACAGGACTCGGTGGAGTGCGCTACTCAGGCGCTGGAGAAATACAACATAGAGAAGGACATTGCGGCTCATATCAAGAAG gAATTTGACAAGAAGTACAATCCCACCTGGCATTGCATCGTGGGGAGGAACTTCGGTAGTTATGTGACACATGAAACCAAACACTTCATCTACTTCTACCTGGGCCAAGTGGCCATTCTTCTGTTCAAATCTGGTTAA